One genomic region from Pseudoduganella dura encodes:
- a CDS encoding DUF1330 domain-containing protein gives MPSGTPRAFYISEFVVTDREGMKPYSAQVESTFLPFGGRYIVRGGKIRGLEGDGPNGGMVVIEFDSKEKAQAWYDSPAYRKLMPIRHQSATSRVYIVEGTVIQPGH, from the coding sequence ATACCTTCAGGCACACCGCGGGCATTCTATATCTCGGAATTCGTCGTGACTGACCGTGAGGGAATGAAGCCATACAGCGCACAGGTCGAATCGACATTCCTGCCATTTGGCGGTCGCTACATCGTACGCGGGGGAAAAATCCGCGGGCTTGAAGGAGATGGTCCCAACGGCGGCATGGTTGTCATCGAATTCGACAGTAAGGAAAAGGCGCAGGCTTGGTACGACTCTCCTGCCTACCGGAAGTTGATGCCTATACGCCATCAATCTGCTACCTCGCGCGTGTACATCGTCGAGGGTACTGTCATCCAGCCTGGCCACTAG